From a single Pseudoalteromonas nigrifaciens genomic region:
- a CDS encoding metallophosphoesterase codes for MQLFTLYKVILVVFFIGFLSACGGAGDQVTPNPNNPSTPQANVLLITGAGLSATINDNFKIEIPANSVNSDTELTYISIEQDETSQNQNIISNLHSLTPAGLSLSNPFTISLKIPDDYALGGQLYIARLNATTWETIENSRVLNGFVTAQVNQLGTYAIKMQRKERTASIGPTCDVNSTEQSIRFVHIADLHARFGYQEQFFSRIKAYHKKALSESPYTLFTDGGDDYEKGTVAEQISQGLATDEAVKAMKFDLRVIGNHDYAWGPEKLLGFSKDDNAIVLASNTRYEGEQTQDFAAVGFAKVQVGCITLGVFGMTSVPWNELDRPLQDDPIPDFIKQFKMSWQWQQIAQSIVSQYSDKVDYMVMLSHLGEGLDTRIAQSVSGIDLVLGGHTHGGESFNTLDNGAIVIQPNFYAKGITDLNLTFDTSNKTLKNVDYKTVKTDTITERDTTTQQAIDTIMGRYAPDAQTEIAISENYLNAMQLAAVTAAAAQHSSSTISAALLNPELVQKRWTPGALTQEDFHKAYYVERQPSNTPGFNSLYKVTVSGNDLNAMLANQADWFLLAPENIQASNNYSVALFKGAALNPDLFFNGVTFNDVAPIAEAWWLLDQYARHRTTQCLHIDTNTPLNACQDIANITIWNFDDVSDPLKADLGPSILSYFDPDNKGWGPKKTTFASTSAFNISDLADGASTVMAFTDHSPNEGLKIELNTAPNGDFANQGMVSDYTLVMDIYWPFAAKEIYRALVQTDATNDLNNDADIFINPIGGLGASTSDSGYFGTSEPDTWHRIAFVFYTAPSNGVFEVYIDGEFAGVKRDGEIGKRWALDQAVLLLTDNNYETEPGYLNALLYAGRAMTRSEIKSMGNAQQKLTFKQTTRELNQSVERHYQLAPAIKPNLWLEQRSKFFNNSKP; via the coding sequence ATGCAATTGTTCACTTTATATAAAGTAATTTTAGTTGTTTTTTTCATTGGTTTTTTATCTGCTTGTGGTGGCGCTGGCGATCAAGTTACTCCTAATCCTAATAACCCTTCCACTCCCCAAGCTAACGTATTACTTATTACTGGTGCAGGTTTATCTGCCACTATTAACGATAACTTTAAAATTGAAATTCCTGCCAATAGTGTTAACTCTGATACAGAGCTTACTTATATTAGTATTGAGCAAGACGAAACGTCGCAGAATCAAAATATTATTTCTAATCTACATAGCTTAACTCCCGCAGGGCTTTCACTAAGTAATCCTTTTACAATTTCCTTAAAAATCCCTGACGATTACGCATTAGGCGGCCAACTTTATATTGCCCGTTTAAACGCTACAACTTGGGAAACTATAGAGAACTCTCGTGTTTTAAATGGTTTTGTTACAGCTCAAGTTAATCAGTTAGGCACATATGCCATAAAAATGCAGCGTAAAGAACGCACTGCCAGTATAGGCCCTACCTGTGATGTAAACAGCACTGAGCAATCTATTCGCTTTGTACATATTGCCGACTTACATGCTCGATTTGGTTATCAAGAGCAATTTTTTAGCCGAATTAAGGCATATCATAAAAAGGCTTTAAGCGAATCACCTTATACTTTATTTACCGATGGTGGAGATGATTACGAAAAAGGCACTGTAGCTGAGCAAATATCACAAGGTTTAGCGACCGATGAAGCCGTAAAAGCAATGAAGTTCGATCTTCGTGTAATAGGTAACCATGACTATGCTTGGGGGCCTGAAAAATTATTAGGCTTCTCAAAGGATGATAATGCCATTGTACTTGCCAGTAATACACGCTACGAAGGCGAACAAACACAAGATTTTGCAGCAGTAGGTTTTGCTAAAGTACAAGTAGGCTGCATTACACTCGGCGTATTTGGTATGACATCGGTCCCGTGGAACGAGCTAGATAGACCACTACAAGATGACCCTATTCCTGATTTTATCAAACAATTTAAAATGAGCTGGCAATGGCAACAAATAGCACAAAGTATTGTTAGTCAGTACAGCGATAAAGTAGATTATATGGTGATGTTAAGTCATTTAGGTGAAGGCCTTGATACTAGAATCGCACAAAGTGTGAGTGGTATTGATTTGGTTTTAGGCGGTCATACCCATGGCGGTGAGAGCTTTAATACCCTTGATAATGGCGCTATTGTTATTCAGCCTAACTTTTACGCTAAGGGCATAACCGACTTAAACTTAACGTTCGACACTAGTAATAAAACGCTCAAAAATGTTGACTACAAAACAGTAAAAACCGACACCATTACTGAGCGAGACACAACCACACAACAAGCCATCGACACAATTATGGGCCGTTATGCTCCCGATGCACAAACTGAAATTGCAATATCAGAAAACTACTTAAATGCAATGCAATTAGCAGCAGTCACCGCTGCAGCCGCTCAGCACTCAAGCAGCACTATTTCAGCAGCTTTACTCAACCCTGAGTTAGTGCAAAAACGTTGGACCCCTGGCGCCCTAACACAAGAGGACTTTCATAAAGCTTACTACGTAGAAAGGCAGCCATCTAACACCCCAGGCTTTAACTCTTTATATAAAGTCACGGTTAGCGGCAATGATTTAAATGCTATGTTAGCCAATCAAGCTGATTGGTTTTTACTAGCGCCTGAAAATATTCAAGCATCAAATAACTACAGTGTCGCACTTTTTAAAGGGGCAGCTCTTAATCCTGATTTATTTTTTAATGGGGTTACTTTTAATGATGTAGCACCGATAGCCGAAGCTTGGTGGCTTCTGGATCAATACGCACGTCATAGAACCACTCAATGCTTGCATATTGATACAAATACGCCACTCAATGCCTGCCAAGACATTGCTAATATCACTATTTGGAACTTTGATGATGTTAGCGATCCGCTTAAAGCCGACTTAGGCCCATCAATTCTTAGTTACTTCGATCCTGACAATAAAGGCTGGGGTCCTAAAAAGACCACCTTTGCTAGTACTAGCGCATTTAATATTAGTGATTTAGCTGATGGCGCATCAACTGTAATGGCATTTACCGATCACTCTCCTAACGAAGGGCTAAAGATTGAGTTAAATACCGCGCCAAATGGGGATTTTGCAAACCAAGGAATGGTGTCTGACTACACTTTAGTGATGGACATTTATTGGCCTTTTGCAGCAAAAGAAATATACAGAGCACTAGTTCAAACCGATGCAACAAATGATTTGAATAACGACGCCGACATATTTATTAATCCTATTGGTGGGTTAGGTGCATCAACCAGCGATAGTGGTTATTTTGGCACATCTGAGCCTGATACCTGGCACCGTATAGCTTTTGTATTTTATACCGCACCAAGCAATGGCGTATTTGAAGTGTATATTGATGGTGAATTTGCGGGTGTTAAAAGAGACGGTGAAATAGGTAAACGCTGGGCACTCGATCAAGCCGTATTATTATTAACTGATAATAACTACGAAACCGAACCGGGTTATTTAAACGCACTGCTTTATGCTGGTCGCGCAATGACTCGCAGTGAAATAAAAAGTAT